The following coding sequences lie in one Paenibacillus durus ATCC 35681 genomic window:
- a CDS encoding glycerol dehydrogenase yields MTRNIMSPAKYIQGKGEIRRLHRYCTELKGKKAYIVADAFVFANYEKEISEGFQGGDVSYVLHSFAGECSLKEVQRIVEAAKESEADVIIGIGGGKTLDAAKAVGFYSRLPLIVAPTVASTDAPCSALSVLYTEDGRLDKYLPLRSNPERVVVDTEIVSKAPVRLLVAGMGDALSTYYEARACRRSAESGGRDTSTIAAYALARACRDTLLADGLQAKQDAENGILSKAVENIIEANIYLSGIGFESGGLAAAHAIHNGLTLLEETRPVMHGEKVAFTTIVQLVLENAPIQELEEIIKFNRSTGLPVTLEEMHLSAEQPDRLRIAAEASCAPGTPMDNMPFSVTSDSVVKAMLEVDQLGRQLPLKS; encoded by the coding sequence TTGACCAGAAATATCATGTCGCCGGCCAAGTATATTCAAGGCAAGGGAGAAATCCGTCGGCTTCATCGTTATTGTACCGAACTTAAGGGTAAGAAGGCTTATATTGTCGCCGATGCTTTTGTCTTCGCGAATTATGAGAAGGAGATTTCGGAAGGCTTTCAGGGAGGCGATGTTTCATATGTTCTGCACTCGTTCGCGGGAGAATGCAGCCTGAAGGAAGTGCAGCGGATCGTCGAAGCGGCCAAGGAATCGGAAGCGGACGTTATTATAGGGATTGGCGGCGGCAAGACACTGGATGCAGCCAAAGCAGTCGGTTTCTACAGCCGTCTCCCGCTGATTGTCGCGCCAACCGTCGCCTCCACCGACGCGCCGTGCAGCGCTCTGTCCGTCCTCTATACCGAAGATGGCCGATTGGACAAGTACCTGCCACTGCGCAGTAATCCCGAAAGGGTTGTTGTGGACACAGAAATTGTATCCAAAGCGCCTGTCCGCCTGCTGGTCGCCGGCATGGGTGACGCGCTGTCGACGTACTACGAGGCGCGGGCCTGCCGGCGGTCCGCCGAATCCGGGGGCCGGGATACAAGCACTATCGCCGCCTACGCGCTTGCGCGGGCTTGCCGGGATACGCTGCTGGCCGATGGATTACAGGCCAAGCAGGATGCAGAGAACGGCATACTCTCCAAGGCGGTAGAGAATATTATCGAAGCCAACATCTACCTCAGCGGCATCGGCTTTGAGAGCGGCGGGCTTGCTGCCGCCCATGCGATTCATAACGGACTTACCCTGTTGGAAGAGACACGTCCTGTCATGCATGGGGAAAAGGTTGCTTTTACCACTATCGTTCAACTTGTGCTGGAGAACGCGCCTATACAAGAGCTGGAGGAGATAATAAAGTTTAACCGCAGCACAGGGTTGCCTGTAACCTTGGAGGAGATGCATCTTTCGGCGGAACAGCCGGACAGACTCCGGATTGCCGCAGAGGCCAGCTGTGCTCCCGGTACGCCCATGGACAACATGCCATTTTCAGTAACATCCGACAGCGTAGTGAAAGCCATGCTGGAGGTAGATCAATTGGGGAGACAACTCCCCCTTAAGTCCTGA
- the galU gene encoding UTP--glucose-1-phosphate uridylyltransferase GalU, whose product MTKIRKAIIPAAGLGTRFLPATKAMPKEMLPIVDKPTIQYIVEEAVASGIEDIIIVTGKGKRAIEDHFDNSFELEFNLAEKQKWDLLNSVRKSSEMADIHYIRQKEPKGLGHAIWCARKFIGNEPFAVLLGDDIVESDKPCLKQMIEVYDEYKSSIVGVQPVPWDEVSRYGVVDGTELADRVYKANRLVEKPKKEEAPSNLAILGRYILTPRIFDMLGEQQAGVGGEIQLTDAIARLSEVERILAFHFEGDRHDVGEKMGFIQTTIHYAMQREELKDDLLIYLKNLIESEAQKTVSK is encoded by the coding sequence ATGACGAAAATCCGCAAAGCTATTATTCCCGCCGCCGGTCTCGGAACCCGCTTTCTGCCCGCTACCAAGGCGATGCCGAAGGAAATGCTGCCGATTGTAGACAAGCCGACCATCCAATATATCGTGGAAGAGGCGGTCGCCTCAGGTATCGAAGATATTATTATCGTAACGGGTAAGGGAAAAAGAGCAATCGAGGATCATTTCGACAATTCATTCGAGTTGGAGTTCAATTTGGCCGAGAAGCAGAAATGGGACCTGCTGAATTCTGTCCGTAAATCGTCTGAAATGGCTGATATTCACTATATCCGGCAAAAAGAACCCAAGGGTCTCGGACACGCCATCTGGTGCGCGCGCAAATTTATCGGCAACGAGCCGTTCGCCGTTCTGCTTGGCGACGATATCGTCGAGTCGGATAAACCGTGCCTGAAGCAGATGATCGAGGTCTATGACGAATATAAATCCTCCATCGTTGGCGTGCAGCCTGTCCCATGGGATGAGGTTTCCCGTTACGGCGTCGTTGACGGCACGGAACTTGCGGATCGTGTGTATAAGGCCAATAGGCTTGTCGAGAAGCCGAAAAAAGAAGAAGCGCCTTCCAATCTGGCTATCCTTGGACGGTATATTTTGACCCCTCGAATCTTTGATATGCTGGGAGAGCAGCAGGCAGGAGTAGGCGGCGAAATTCAGCTGACGGACGCCATCGCCCGTCTCAGCGAAGTAGAACGGATTCTGGCCTTCCACTTCGAGGGGGATCGGCATGACGTGGGCGAGAAGATGGGCTTTATCCAAACGACGATTCATTACGCCATGCAGCGTGAAGAGCTGAAGGATGATTTGCTCATTTATCTCAAAAATCTGATCGAAAGCGAAGCGCAAAAGACAGTATCGAAATAA